A genome region from Defluviimonas aquaemixtae includes the following:
- the serS gene encoding serine--tRNA ligase — protein sequence MHDIRAIRDNPAQFDAALARRGLSPLSPKILALDEARRAKILAAETAQAAQNAASKEVGAAKAKGDEAEFERLRALVAEKKAEVARLNEEAAAENARLRDLLMGIPNQALPDVPDGADENDNVEIRRWGEPREFDFTPREHFDIAGVKPGMDFETAAKLSGSRFVLLRGAVARLHRALAQFMLDLHTTEHGLTETMTPVLVKEDAMYGTGNLPKFGEDSYQTTNGWWLIPTSEVTLTNTVAGDVLDETQLPIRMTSHTQCFRSEAGSAGKDTAGMLRQHQFEKVEMVSITTPDTSLAEHERMTKCAQAVLERLGLPYRTVVLCTGDMGFGARKTHDIEVWLPGQNKYREISSVSVCGDFQARRMNARYRPGGGGKPDFVHTLNGSGLAVGRCLIAVLENGQQADGSVDLPGALAPWLGGAKKLTAEGALV from the coding sequence ATGCACGATATCCGCGCGATCCGCGACAATCCCGCCCAGTTCGACGCCGCCCTTGCCCGGCGCGGCCTCTCGCCCCTCTCCCCGAAGATCCTCGCCCTCGACGAGGCCCGCCGCGCGAAGATCCTCGCCGCCGAGACGGCCCAGGCCGCCCAGAACGCGGCCTCCAAGGAAGTGGGCGCGGCCAAGGCCAAGGGCGACGAGGCCGAATTCGAACGCCTCCGCGCGCTCGTCGCCGAGAAGAAGGCCGAGGTGGCGCGCCTGAACGAGGAGGCCGCGGCCGAGAACGCCCGTCTCCGCGACCTTCTCATGGGCATCCCGAACCAGGCGCTTCCCGACGTCCCCGACGGCGCGGACGAAAACGACAACGTCGAGATCCGCCGCTGGGGCGAGCCGCGCGAATTCGACTTCACGCCGCGCGAGCATTTCGACATCGCGGGCGTGAAGCCCGGCATGGATTTCGAAACCGCCGCGAAGCTCTCGGGCAGCCGCTTTGTCCTCCTCCGGGGCGCCGTTGCCCGCCTTCACCGGGCGCTCGCCCAGTTCATGCTCGACCTGCACACGACCGAGCATGGTCTGACCGAGACGATGACCCCGGTCCTCGTCAAAGAGGACGCGATGTACGGCACCGGGAACCTGCCGAAATTCGGCGAGGACAGCTATCAGACGACAAACGGCTGGTGGCTGATCCCGACATCGGAAGTGACGCTGACGAACACGGTTGCGGGCGACGTCCTCGACGAGACCCAGCTTCCGATCCGGATGACCTCGCACACCCAATGCTTCCGGTCGGAGGCTGGTAGCGCGGGCAAGGACACGGCCGGCATGCTGCGCCAGCACCAGTTCGAGAAGGTCGAGATGGTGTCGATCACCACGCCCGACACCTCGCTCGCCGAGCACGAACGCATGACGAAATGCGCCCAAGCCGTTCTGGAGCGCCTCGGCCTGCCCTATCGCACGGTCGTGCTCTGCACCGGCGACATGGGCTTCGGCGCCCGAAAGACCCATGACATCGAGGTCTGGCTACCCGGGCAGAACAAGTACCGCGAGATTTCGTCGGTCTCTGTCTGCGGCGACTTTCAGGCGCGGCGCATGAACGCGCGCTATCGCCCTGGGGGCGGCGGCAAGCCGGACTTCGTCCATACGCTGAACGGCTCGGGGCTTGCAGTCGGGCGCTGCCTGATCGCGGTCCTCGAGAACGGCCAGCAGGCGGACGGCTCGGTCGACCTGCCCGGGGCGCTTGCCCCCTGGCTCGGCGGCGCGAAGAAGCTTACGGCCGAAGGGGCGCTCGTCT
- a CDS encoding GFA family protein, which yields MSKQMKLTGRCLCGAVKFVGTANEPKVAACHCDMCRRWSSGPYFEVSCEDVVFDGEDSIAKFRSSDWAERGFCKKCGSNLFYHLFESSELQMAAGLLDDQSELHLSLQVFVDRKPPFYTLANATKTMTAAEVYAAYAQPPE from the coding sequence ATGAGCAAGCAAATGAAGCTGACCGGAAGATGTCTGTGCGGTGCGGTCAAGTTTGTCGGCACTGCGAACGAGCCGAAGGTGGCTGCGTGTCATTGCGACATGTGTCGCCGCTGGTCATCCGGGCCATATTTCGAAGTATCGTGCGAAGACGTGGTCTTCGATGGTGAAGACAGCATAGCAAAGTTTCGATCTTCCGATTGGGCTGAGCGGGGTTTCTGCAAGAAATGCGGGTCAAACTTGTTCTACCACCTTTTCGAAAGTAGCGAATTACAGATGGCTGCCGGACTTCTTGACGATCAGTCGGAGTTACACCTCTCTTTGCAGGTCTTTGTCGATCGGAAGCCACCCTTTTACACATTGGCCAATGCGACAAAAACCATGACCGCCGCGGAAGTCTATGCTGCGTATGCTCAACCGCCGGAATGA
- a CDS encoding NUDIX domain-containing protein: MDDIRRLDRRTAYENKWMKVHEDTVKFPDGSEGIYGIVDKEDFVLIIPRHGNGCFQLVRQFRYPVAGRYWEFPQGSWETKPGSDPEKVALGELEEETGFRATSLLRLGHLFEAYGFSNQGFHVFLANELELGTADRDHEEQGMETAMFSQEEIVKMISAGQIKDAPTIAALGLLAISEYR, translated from the coding sequence GTGGACGACATCAGGCGTTTGGATCGACGGACAGCCTACGAAAACAAGTGGATGAAAGTTCATGAAGATACAGTGAAATTTCCTGACGGATCTGAAGGTATCTATGGGATAGTCGACAAAGAAGACTTTGTGCTGATTATCCCGCGCCATGGGAACGGCTGTTTTCAACTCGTGCGTCAATTTCGGTATCCGGTTGCGGGCCGCTATTGGGAATTTCCACAAGGATCATGGGAGACCAAACCAGGATCAGATCCCGAAAAAGTTGCCCTAGGTGAACTGGAAGAAGAAACAGGGTTCCGAGCGACATCGCTCCTTAGATTGGGTCACTTATTTGAGGCATACGGGTTCTCGAACCAAGGCTTCCACGTCTTCCTCGCTAATGAGCTAGAGCTCGGGACCGCAGATCGAGATCACGAGGAGCAAGGTATGGAGACAGCCATGTTTAGCCAGGAGGAAATAGTAAAGATGATCTCCGCGGGTCAGATTAAGGACGCACCAACAATTGCAGCACTTGGACTACTCGCCATTTCGGAATACCGATAG
- the yajC gene encoding preprotein translocase subunit YajC: protein MLITPAYAQAAGGGGGAAFAQFLPLILIFAIMYFLLIRPQQKKMKEHKAMVEALRRGDQVVTQGGIIGKVSKVKEDGELEVEISDGVRVRVVRSTIATVLSKTEPAANK from the coding sequence ATGCTCATCACTCCCGCCTATGCCCAGGCCGCCGGTGGCGGCGGAGGCGCGGCTTTCGCGCAGTTCCTGCCGCTCATCCTCATCTTCGCGATCATGTATTTCCTTCTGATCCGACCGCAGCAGAAGAAGATGAAAGAGCACAAGGCGATGGTCGAGGCGCTGCGCCGGGGCGACCAGGTCGTGACCCAGGGCGGGATCATCGGCAAGGTCTCCAAGGTCAAGGAGGATGGCGAGCTGGAGGTCGAGATCTCGGACGGCGTGCGCGTGCGCGTCGTGCGATCCACAATTGCGACGGTTCTGTCGAAGACCGAGCCCGCCGCCAACAAGTAA
- the secD gene encoding protein translocase subunit SecD, whose product MLHIPLWKRILIWGLCALGLLTAMPNVFYTRVELHNDAVVAAERAGFETEEQVADRSLWPDWLPSGLVNLGLDLRGGAHLLAEVQVADVYKARMDGLWPEMRRALAEARGELGGIRRAPSEPSELRIQIEKPEAMAKAVEIAKGLASPVVTLTGVGQSDLDVTAEGNQLIVTLSEAERAATDDRTIQQSLEIIRRRVDEVGTREPTIQRQGQDRILIQVPGIGSATELKELIGTTAQLTFHPVVGRGTDGTAIAPPGTVLVPSIDEGEDGVYYTLEEVPVVTGEDLVDARPDFDQNGRPAVSFRFNPTGARKFGDYTAANVGQLFAIVLDNEVISAPRINQHIPGGSGIITGSFTVESSTNLAVLLRAGALPAKMNFLEERTIGPELGQDSIEAGRIAAIVGLVAVVLFMIASYGLFGVFAAVALGLNISMIFGVLSTIGATLTLPGIAGIVLTIGMAVDANVLVFERIREEMKTARGPARAIELGYEKAMSAIIDANITTFITAAILFILGSGPVKGFAVTLVVGLITSVFTAIYVTRAFVVTWFDRKRPKTITV is encoded by the coding sequence ATGCTGCATATCCCCCTCTGGAAGCGGATCCTGATCTGGGGGCTCTGCGCCCTGGGTCTTCTGACGGCGATGCCGAACGTCTTTTACACCCGCGTCGAGTTGCACAACGACGCGGTCGTGGCCGCGGAACGCGCGGGCTTCGAGACCGAGGAGCAGGTGGCAGACCGGTCGCTGTGGCCGGACTGGCTGCCCTCGGGGCTGGTCAATCTGGGCCTCGACCTTCGGGGCGGCGCGCATCTTCTCGCCGAGGTGCAGGTCGCCGATGTCTACAAGGCGCGGATGGACGGGCTCTGGCCCGAGATGCGCCGGGCGCTGGCCGAGGCGCGGGGCGAACTTGGCGGCATCCGCCGCGCGCCGTCGGAGCCGTCGGAGCTGCGCATCCAGATCGAGAAGCCCGAGGCGATGGCCAAGGCGGTCGAGATCGCGAAGGGCCTTGCGAGCCCGGTCGTCACGCTGACCGGGGTGGGGCAGAGCGATCTCGACGTGACGGCCGAGGGCAACCAGCTGATCGTCACGCTCTCGGAGGCCGAGCGCGCCGCGACCGACGACCGAACGATACAACAGTCGCTGGAAATCATCCGCCGACGGGTCGACGAGGTCGGCACGCGGGAACCGACAATCCAGCGCCAAGGCCAGGACCGGATCCTGATCCAGGTGCCGGGGATCGGGTCGGCCACGGAGCTGAAGGAGCTAATCGGGACGACCGCGCAGCTCACGTTCCACCCCGTGGTCGGGCGCGGCACCGACGGGACCGCGATCGCGCCGCCGGGCACCGTGCTCGTGCCCTCGATCGACGAGGGCGAGGACGGCGTCTACTACACACTTGAGGAGGTGCCAGTCGTCACGGGCGAGGACCTCGTCGACGCGCGGCCCGATTTCGACCAGAACGGCCGGCCTGCCGTATCGTTCCGCTTCAACCCCACGGGCGCCCGCAAGTTCGGCGACTACACGGCCGCGAATGTCGGCCAGCTTTTCGCGATCGTCCTCGACAACGAAGTGATCTCGGCGCCGCGGATCAACCAGCACATTCCGGGCGGGTCGGGGATCATCACCGGGTCTTTCACCGTCGAAAGCTCGACCAATCTCGCGGTGCTGCTGAGGGCGGGCGCGCTGCCCGCGAAGATGAACTTTCTCGAGGAACGGACCATCGGCCCCGAACTTGGCCAGGACAGTATCGAGGCCGGCCGCATCGCCGCGATCGTGGGCCTCGTTGCGGTCGTCCTCTTCATGATTGCGAGCTACGGGCTCTTCGGCGTCTTCGCCGCCGTGGCACTCGGACTCAACATCTCGATGATCTTCGGAGTCCTGTCGACCATCGGCGCGACGCTGACGCTGCCCGGTATCGCCGGCATCGTGCTGACGATCGGCATGGCGGTCGACGCCAACGTGCTGGTCTTCGAACGCATCCGCGAGGAAATGAAGACCGCGCGCGGCCCGGCCCGCGCGATCGAGCTCGGCTACGAGAAGGCGATGTCGGCAATCATCGACGCCAACATCACGACCTTCATCACGGCGGCGATCCTCTTTATCCTCGGCTCTGGCCCGGTCAAGGGCTTCGCGGTCACACTGGTCGTCGGCCTGATCACGTCGGTCTTCACGGCGATCTACGTCACGCGCGCATTCGTCGTCACCTGGTTCGACCGGAAACGGCCGAAGACGATCACGGTATAA